Proteins co-encoded in one Xiphophorus hellerii strain 12219 chromosome 10, Xiphophorus_hellerii-4.1, whole genome shotgun sequence genomic window:
- the gucy2cb gene encoding heat-stable enterotoxin receptor, whose amino-acid sequence MRRCGWWLLLWAFGVAAAHSGGNGQCLDGITINVILLEDEESPWSLKYVQTKILEAIEKDSEINAAQAFGFNLTANFEGFNTTIYRQAGCYSSPCEAVETLRKLMSTGKLGCAVLGPTCTIATFPLVDAEKGFGLSTPIISAGSFGPSCDFALNLQRVLPPARKISDFFSGFWQEENILKPKWKTAYIYKKANNTEDCFWYINALEADGIKNVSETVLRGPKEVEAILSQTNRTSNLVIICGSVSDLLELKNDSRGADSSDFLFILIDLYNDIYYKSPSRPEMRNVLVLTMPNSRQYDINADLKGNNMMNDYMAAYHDSVLHIGNVMREIATKNQSEIQEMNFVNVNYFRNVVFNGTAGEYKLDKYGDRDVNFSIMYTTTNLQYKCLFTFDTENAKTTMEDESPAFIWGKKLPDYKPKNDLLTGPPIQDIIVGVLAVTVVVVATIAFIFYRQNRKDRLLRKRWSHINSDLISLLEDSEHNIISLQIEEERKKKFKIRRALYDRKIVILKELKNCEGNFKEQTRDLNALLLIDYYNLTKFYGTVRFDEGVFGVFEYGERGSLRYVLDDKVSYPEDTFMDWEFKISVMYDIAKGMSYLHSSNIQVHGRLKSTNCVVDNRMVVKITDFGCNAFLSSSKDLWTAPEHLRNQGTSQKGDVYSFAIISQEIVLRRSTFYSKSCSDRSEKLSRVMTSYFRPDLDVEMASEKEREVYMMIKSCWDEDPEKRPDFKKVENCLGKNISKIHNQDNESYMDNMIRRLQNYSRNLEHLVEKRTSLYKAERDRADFLNFMLLPGPVVKSLKESGVVEPELYDEVTIYFSDIVGFTTLCQYSTPMEVVDMLNDIYKGFDSILDHHDVYKVETIGDAYMVASGLPRRNGNRHAVDICRMALDILSFMGTFQLRHLPGIPVWIRIGVHSGPCAAGVVGMKMPRYCLFGDTVNTASRMESSGQPLRIHVSEPTIHILQRTDCKFQYEIRGETYLKGKGKETTYWLTGETGKDYDLPTPPTTENVQRLQQDLANMILTCLERRKRGSVRRRKVRTGEEEEDDEESEVESEGGHLEYLQLATVENTLSTFL is encoded by the exons ATGCGGCGGTGCGGCTGGTGGCTGCTGCTCTGGGCCTTCGGGGTTGCCGCTGCCCACAGTGGAGGCAACGGGCAATGTTTGGACGGGATCACCATCAACGTGATCCTGCTGGAGGACGAGGAATCTCCCTGGAGCCTGAAGTACGTGCAGACGAAAATCCTGGAAGCCATAGAGAAAGACTCAGAGATTAACGCAGCACAAG CGTTTGGATTTAATCTGACAGCGAACTTCGAAGGATTCAACACGACCATCTACCGGCAGGCCGGCTGCTACAGCAGCCCGTGTGAAGCGGTGGAGACGCTGCGGAAGCTCATG AGCACAGGTAAACTCGGCTGCGCTGTTCTCGGACCAACCTGCACCATAGCAACGTTCCCGTTAGTGGA CGCAGAGAAAGGTTTTGGGCTGAGCACGCCCATCATCTCGGCGGGAAGCTTCGGCCCGTCCTGTGACTTCGCCCTCAACCTGCAGCGGGTTCTGCCTCCGGCGCGGAAGATCTCCGACTTCTTCAGCGGCTTTTGGCAGGAAGAAAACATCCTGAAGCCCAAGTGGAAAACGGCCTACATCTACAAGAAAGCCAACAACACGGAGGACTGCTTTTG GTATATCAACGCGCTGGAAGCCGACGGCATCAAAAACGTTTCGGAAACGGTTCTGCGCGGACCAAAGGAAGTGGAAGCCATTCTCTCACAGACTAACAGGACGAGCAACC TGGTCATCATCTGCGGCTCGGTGTCAGACTTACTGGAGTTGAAGAACGACTCCAGAGGAGCCGACAGCAGCGacttcctcttcatcctcatTGATCTGTACAA TGATATTTACTACAAGAGCCCGTCGCGGCCGGAGATGAGGAACGTTCTGGTGCTGACCATGCCCAACTCCAGGCAGTACGACATCAACGCTGACCTGAAGGGCAACAACATG ATGAACGACTACATGGCTGCGTATCACGACTCAGTGCTGCATATAGGAAACGTGATGAGAGAGATCGCCACCAAAAATCAGTCCGAGATTCAAGAAATGAACTTTGTGAATGTGAATTACTTCAGAAATGTTGTCTTTAATG GAACTGCAGGAGAATATAAGTTAGACAAGTACGGAGACAGAGATGTGAACTTTTCCATCATGTACACAACAACTAACCTCCAG TATAAATGTTTATTCACCTTTGACACTGAAAACGCCAAAACAACGATGGAGGACGAATCTCCGGCCTTCATCTGGGGGAAGAAGCTTCCCGACTACAAGCCAAAGAATG ACTTGTTGACTGGCCCTCCGATCCAAGACATCATCGTGGGCGTCCTGGCTGTGACAGTGGTCGTCGTGGCAACCATCGCATTTATCTTCTACAG acAGAACAGGAAAGACCGGCTCCTCAGGAAGCGCTGGTCccacatcaactctgacctcATCTCTCTGCTGGAGGACAGCGAACACAACATCATCTCCCTGCAG atagaagaagaaaggaagaagaaattCAAGATCCGCCGAGCGCTTTACGACAGAAAG atTGTGattctgaaggagctgaagaaCTGTGAAGGGAACTTCAAAGAGCAGACAAGAGATCTGAATGCG CTTCTGCTCATCGACTATTACAACCTCACAAAGTTTTATGGCACGGTGCGGTTTGACGAGGGCGTGTTCGGCGTCTTTGAGTACGGAGAGCGGGGGTCGCTCCGG TACGTGCTGGACGACAAAGTTTCGTACCCAGAGGACACGTTCATGGACTGGGAGTTCAAGATCTCCGTCATGTACGACATCGCCAAG GGCATGTCTTACCTCCACTCCAGCAACATCCAGGTCCACGGCCGCCTCAAGTCCACCAACTGCGTGGTGGACAACCGCATGGTGGTGAAGATCACCGACTTCGGCTGCAACGCCTTCCTCAGCAGCAGCAAAG ACCTGTGGACGGCTCCGGAGCACCTGAGGAACCAGGGAACGTCGCAGAAAGGAGACGTGTACAGCTTCGCCATCATCTCCCAGGAGATCGTTCTGAGGCGCAGCACCTTCTACTCCAAGTCCTGCTCCGACCGCtcag AGAAGCTGTCCAGGGTGATGACGTCCTACTTCAGACCGGACCTCGACGTTGAGATGGCTTCAGAGAAAGAACGAGAG GTTTACATGATGATAAAAAGCTGCTGGGATGAAGATCCGGAGAAAAGACCCGACTTTAAGAAAGTGGAGAACTGCCTGGGGAAGAACATCAG TAAAATCCACAACCAGGACAACGAGAGCTACATGGACAACATGATCCGGCGGCTGCAGAACTACTCCAGGAACCTGGAGCACCTGGTGGAGAAGAGAACGTCGCTGTACAAAGCCGAGCGGGACCGGGCCGACTTCCTCAACTTCATGCTTCTTCCTGG GCCGGTGGTGAAGAGCCTGAAGGAGAGCGGCGTGGTGGAGCCGGAGCTGTACGATGAGGTCACCATCTACTTCAGCGACATTGTGGGCTTCACCACGCTGTGCCAGTACAGCACGCCCATGGAGGTGGTGGACATGCTCAACGACATCTACAAGGGCTTCGACAGCATCCTGGACCATCACGACGTCTACAAG GTGGAGACAATCGGCGACGCCTACATGGTCGCCTCCGGCCTGCCGCGGAGGAACGGGAACCGACACGCGGTGGACATCTGCCGCATGGCGCTGGACATCCTGTCCTTCATGGGCACCTTCCAGCTGCGCCATCTGCCCGGCATCCCAGTGTGGATACGCATCGGCGTTCACTCAG GTCCGTGTGCCGCCGGCGTCGTGGGGATGAAGATGCCCAGGTACTGTCTGTTTGGCGACACGGTCAACACGGCGTCACGGATGGAGTCTTCTGGACAAC CGCTGCGGATTCATGTCAGCGAACCCACCATCCACATCCTGCAGCGCACCGACTGCAAGTTCCAGTATGAGATCCGAGGAGAAACGTACCTGAAG ggTAAAGGAAAGGAAACAACTTACTGGCTGACGGGAGAAACCGGGAAAGATTACGACCTTCCGACTCCACCAACAAC AGAGAACGTCCAGCGTCTGCAGCAGGATCTCGCCAACATGATCCTGACGTGTCTGGAGCGCCGAAAACGAGGGTCGGTGCGGAGGAGGAAGGTGCGTACcggcgaggaagaggaggacgacgAAGAGTCAGAGGTGGAGTCtgaaggcggccatcttgagtATCTGCAGCTGGCCACCGTGGAAAACACGCTCAGCACCTTCCTGTAG